The following are encoded in a window of Labrus bergylta chromosome 16, fLabBer1.1, whole genome shotgun sequence genomic DNA:
- the cntnap1 gene encoding contactin-associated protein 1 has translation MTCKILSICLLFLGFQHCSSQECVDPLVSGLYASSFLASSRYNFLYSANFAKLYGSSGWSPSPRDRQPWLQVDLGRKYRLQAIATQGTFNSYDWVSKYTLLYGDRPDSWTPYIMQGGNSTLPGNWNYYQVKRNVFHYAFTAKHIRLLPLAWNTENGGKIGVRLELYGCSYDSYVLQYNGDDSVVYMYPGKRSRTLEDHIAINFKTLEQDGLLLHSEGIQGDLFTLELKRGRLYLHISLGSSIVHKVNGRTTLTAGSLLDNLHWHYVTIKRYGRQVNFTVDSHTVTAICNGEFTHLDLDTQLYVGGVIEQNLPHLPTTPNFRGCLENVFINGVNIIYKAKREEEDIRIPRKKKMHYACRDILLKPMTFAGPNNYLQVPGFFRRPRMFVKFKFRSWDYTGLLMFTRFADDLGALELGLSEGQINVTIFQPGKKKLQFAAGYRLNDGYWHSVDLAARDNLLTLTIDEEEGSPLKITNPFMIRTGDRYFFGGCPKTNNTIRKCETKLNRFHGCMQHIFIDNEQLDIDIILQRQWGRYAELLLGTCGITDRCTPSPCEHEGRCIQSWDDFICLCENTGYKGEVCHMSVYKESCEAYRLSGKYWSGNYTIDPDLSGPLKPFEVYCKMKSYKAWTVILNDRVDGTKVTGSSIDRPYIGNVNYWNASWDEVSALANTSIYCEQWIDYSCYKSRLLNTPNGRPFGYWIGRNNESHYYWGGTFREVQMCGCAINQTCTDPKFQCNCDADYRQWYSDKGYLDFRDHLPVRRIVVGDTNRTGSEAQFTVGPLRCHGDRSIWNTIAFTKPTYITFPTFRPGTSADISFHFKTYRDHGVFLENSDDQLRNFIRIEMNTTHNLLFIFMVGDGILNATLRSPVPLNDNEWHFVQAEINVKLARIKVDYQPWAVTRFPGQTFVTMKFTHPILVGAANRTLRPFLGCLRGLRFNGVPLDLEGKVNEEQGIRRNCTGQCLNATIPCRNSGQCIEGYASYTCDCNNTAFDGFYCHKDIGAFFEIGSWLKYNIRKKPITDEAAWANWIDPHYDNFSLGYNDTADDIEFSFSTVHAPAVLLYISSFVQDYIAVILKTDGSVDLRYKLGLITHKYQLTHRNLADGYPHYVNITRHNRTIKTQVDYMEPIVEKITLVEDARFDSPKSMFLGRVMEVGDIDYEIQRHNAPGFIGCISGVRYNVYAPLKAFFRPNETDPPVTTQGYVSESNCGAFPPILGYVPWEVDPWFTGIEYFYIHDDLGLFWITVIVILALLLLFGGLYSIYVYAYQQKGSYRTNEPKNLESPSSARPLTETLRREKKNLPEIEEEFRSD, from the exons ATGACTTGCAAAATACTGAGCATATGCCTCTTGTTTTTGGGTTTTCAACATTGCTCATCAC AGGAATGTGTTGATCCGCTGGTGTCTGGGCTCTATGCCTCCTCCTTCCTGGCTTCCTCCAGATATAACTTTCTCTACTCTGCCAACTTCGCCAAATTGTATG GCAGCAGTGGTTGGTCCCCATCCCCCAGAGACAGACAGCCATGGCTGCAGGTGGACCTGGGCAGGAAGTATCGACTGCAGGCCATTGCAACCCAGGGGACCTTCAACTCGTATGACTGGGTCTCCAAGTACACCCTGCTGTACGGTGATAGACCAGACTCCTGGACGCCGTACATCATGCAAGGAGGAAACTCG ACGCTGCCTGGAAACTGGAATTATTATCAGGTGAAGAGGAATGTCTTCCATTACGCCTTTACTGCTAAACACATACGCCTACTGCCTCTGGCCTGGAACACAGAGAACGGAGGAAAGATCGGAGTGAGGCTGGAGCTCTATGGCTGCTCTTATG ATTCCTATGTGCTACAGTATAACGGGGATGACTCGGTGGTCTACATGTACCCTGGGAAGAGGTCCCGTACACTAGAAGACCACATTGCCATAAACTTCAAGACTTTGGAGCAGGATGGTCTGCTGTTACATAGTGAGGGGATTCAAGGTGACCTCTTCACACTGGAGCTCAAGAGAGGCCGTCTTTACCTGCACATCAGCCTAG gaagCAGTATAGTACACAAAGTTAATGGGCGGACTACGCTGACTGCTGGCAGCCTCCTTGATAATCTACACTGGCACTATGTCACCATTAAGCGCTATGGTCGCCAGGTGAACTTCACAGTGGACAGCCATACAGTGACAGCCATCTGTAATGGAGAGTTTACACACTTGGATCTGGATACGCAG TTATATGTAGGAGGTGTCATAGAGCAAAATTTGCCTCACCTGCCCACTACACCAAATTTCCGTGGCTGCCTGGAGAACGTCTTCATCAATGGTGTCAACATCATTTACAAGGcgaagagagaagaagaagacatccGCATCCCACGCAAG AAAAAGATGCACTATGCCTGCAGGGACATTCTGCTCAAACCGATGACTTTTGCCGGCCCAAACAACTACCTGCAGGTGCCGGGCTTCTTCAGAAGGCCTCGCATGTTTGTCAAGTTTAAGTTCCGCTCTTGGGACTACACAGGGCTGCTAATGTTTACACGCTTTGCCGATGACCTGGGTGCCCTCGAGCTGGGATTAAGTGAGGGACAGATCAACGTCACCATATTCCAGCCTGGAAAAAAGAAACTCCAATTTGCTGCAG GGTACAGACTAAATGATGGTTACTGGCACTCAGTGGATTTGGCAGCGAGAGACAATCTGCTAACACTCACAATTGATGAGGAGGAGGGCTCTCCACTAAAGATTACTAACCCTTTCATGATTCGAACTGGAGACCGCTACTTTTTTGGAG GCTGTCCCAAAACCAATAACACGATACGGAAATGTGAGACCAAGCTGAACCGATTCCATGGTTGTATGCAGCATATTTTCATCGACAATGAGCAGCTCGATATCGACATTATTCTGCAACGACAATGGGGTCGCTATGCAGAGCTTCTGTTGGGCACCTGTGGCATCACTGACAG ATGTACACCAAGTCCATGTGAACATGAAGGCAGATGCATCCAGTCGTGGGATgacttcatttgtctgtgtgAGAACACAGGCTACAAAGGAGAAGTGTGTCACATGT CGGTTTATAAAGAATCATGCGAGGCCTACAGACTCAGCGGCAAGTATTGGTCCGGAAACTACACCATCGATCCTGATCTCAGCGGGCCGCTCAAACCATTTGAGGTGTACTGCAAAATGAAGT CATATAAAGCCTGGACAGTGATTTTAAATGATCGAGTGGATGGTACCAAGGTGACTGGGAGTTCAATAGATCGGCCCTATATAGGCAACGTCAACTACTGGAACGCCTCCTGGGATGAAGTCAGTGCTTTAGCCAACACCTCCATCTACTGTGAGCAGTGGATCGACTACTCCTGCTACAAATCCCGGCTCCTCAACACCCCCA atGGAAGACCTTTTGGTTACTGGATTGGTCGTAACAATGAGAGTCACTATTACTGGGGTGGAACTTTCCGAGAAGTCCAGATGTGTGGCTGTGCCATCAACCAAACCTGCACCGATCCCAAGTTTCAATGCAACTGTGATGCTGACTACAGACAATG GTATTCCGATAAGGGCTACTTGGACTTTAGAGACCATCTGCCTGTGAGGAGAATTGTGGTCGGGGACACCAACAGGACTGGGTCAGAGGCGCAGTTCACCGTTGGGCCCCTCCGCTGCCATGGCGACA GAAGCATATGGAACACCATCGCTTTCACTAAGCCCACCTACATCACCTTCCCCACCTTCAGGCCTGGCACCAGCGCTGACATCTCTTTCCATTTCAAAACCTATCGTGACCATGGCGTCTTCCTGGAGAACTCCGATGACCAACTTCGGAACTTCATCCGAATAGAGATGAATA caACTCACAACCTCTTATTTATATTCATGGTTGGTGATGGCATCCTCAATGCCACACTACGCTCGCCTGTACCGCTTAATGACAACGAGTGGCACTTTGTTCAGGCAGAAATTAACGTGAAGCTGGCCCGCATCAAGGTTGACTATCAGCCTTGGGCTGTAACGCGATTTCCAGGTCAGACCTTCGTCACCATGAAGTTTACACATCCTATCCTAGTAG GTGCTGCCAACCGCACGCTGAGACCTTTCTTGGGGTGTCTGCGAGGGTTACGGTTCAATGGTGTTCCTCTTGATCTAGAGGGCAAAGTGAATGAAGAACAAGGAATAAGGAGGAACTGCACTGGACAGTGTCTGAATGCTACTATACCATGCCGAAACAGCGGCCAATGCATTGAGGGCTATGCTTCCTACACTTGTGATTGTAACAACACAGCTTTTGATGGTTTCTACTGCCATAAAG atattggAGCCTTCTTTGAAATCGGGTCTTGGCTAAAATACAACATAAGAAAAAAGCCTATAACAGACGAAGCAGCATGGGCAAACTGGATCGACCCTCACTACGACAACTTTAGCCTGGGCTACAACGACACAGCAGATGACATCGAGTTCAGTTTCAGCACAGTTCACGCGCCAGCTGTGTTGCTCTACATCAGCTCCTTTGTCCAAGACTACATCGCTGTCATCCTCAAGACTGACGGTAG TGTAGATCTGAGGTATAAGCTGGGGCTCATAACACACAAGTACCAGCTGACTCACCGTAACCTGGCAGACGGATACCCCCACTATGTCAACATAACCAGACACAACAGAACCATCAAAACACAG GTGGATTATATGGAGCCTATAGTTGAGAAGATAACACTAGTGGAGGATGCCAGGTTTGATTCTCCAAAGTCCATGTTCCTCGGCAGAGTGATGG AGGTTGGAGACATTGACTACGAGATCCAGAGGCATAACGCTCCCGGCTTCATAGGCTGCATATCTGGGGTGAGGTACAACGTCTACGCCCCTCTGAAGGCTTTCTTCCGACCCAATGAAACAGACCCTCCGGTAACGACGCAAGGCTACGTGTCTGAATCTAACTGTGGCGCTTTCCCTCCTATTCTGGGTTATGTACCTTGGGAAGTAGACCCCTGGTTTACTGGCATAG AGTATTTTTATATCCATGATGACTTAGGATTGTTTTGGATAACAG TCATTGTCATCCTGGCGCTGCTCCTGCTCTTTGGAGGCCTGTACAGCATCTACGTCTATGCGTATCAGCAGAAGGGCAGTTACCGCACCAATGAACCCAAGAACCTGGAGTCCCCAAGCAGCGCCAGGCCGCTGACCGAGActctgaggagagagaaaaagaaccTTCCAGAAATTGAAGAGGAGTTCAGGAGCGACTAG